In the genome of Deltaproteobacteria bacterium, one region contains:
- a CDS encoding AAA family ATPase has product MSYYKVLGLANEPFSTSPDPAFFYEARDHKAALYRLRIALRLKRGLSLILGDVGTGKTTLSRRLYQMLSKEPSCDFHILLNPVFKSEEEFLEKLMESFHIELPQKPISTVHYFDILEKNLFQRGVEEKKTIVLLIDEAQKLSKTSLEILRTLLNYETNEHKILQLVLMSQLELLPKISRLKNLWDRISLKYMLNPLGLEEMTELINFRLLQAGYNAKKPLFASEAMEEIHRHTQGYPRQVTLLCHNVLEKLVMENKEEVTRKIVQEMVLQEERILNASKEQEPVEDGGR; this is encoded by the coding sequence ATGAGTTATTATAAGGTATTGGGGCTTGCGAACGAGCCGTTTTCCACAAGTCCTGATCCTGCGTTTTTTTATGAAGCGAGGGATCACAAGGCGGCGCTGTATCGCCTGCGAATCGCTCTCCGCCTCAAGCGGGGTTTGAGTCTCATCCTTGGAGACGTGGGCACCGGAAAGACCACACTGAGCCGGAGGCTCTACCAAATGCTTTCCAAGGAGCCGTCTTGCGATTTTCACATCCTTCTCAATCCGGTTTTCAAATCCGAGGAGGAATTTTTAGAAAAACTCATGGAATCTTTTCATATAGAGCTTCCACAAAAGCCCATCTCGACCGTTCATTACTTCGATATTCTGGAAAAAAATCTTTTTCAAAGAGGGGTGGAGGAAAAAAAGACGATTGTCCTTTTAATTGATGAGGCCCAGAAATTGAGTAAGACCTCTCTTGAAATTTTGCGCACCCTGCTCAATTACGAAACCAACGAGCACAAAATCCTTCAGCTGGTTCTCATGTCGCAATTGGAGCTTTTGCCGAAAATTTCGCGTCTCAAAAACTTGTGGGACCGGATCAGTCTGAAATACATGCTCAATCCCCTTGGGCTGGAAGAGATGACGGAGCTGATTAATTTTCGCCTCCTGCAGGCGGGCTACAACGCAAAGAAACCGCTTTTTGCTTCTGAAGCCATGGAAGAGATCCATCGACATACGCAGGGTTATCCGAGACAGGTAACGCTCCTTTGCCACAATGTTCTGGAAAAATTGGTCATGGAAAACAAAGAAGAGGTGACGCGCAAAATCGTTCAGGAAATGGTGCTTCAGGAAGAGCGCATCCTTAACGCGTCCAAAGAACAGGAGCCAGTTGAAGATGGAGGAAGATAA
- a CDS encoding putative DNA binding domain-containing protein encodes MREAENNIPWEEGYLVEFKEFKGAISVKELAKTLSAFANTDGGSVYIGVTDNRQIRGVKITPLLLDNIQNTAREVCIPPIPIFLNEITAEGKIVLKLTVEKSGHLHSVSSGHTYIRVGTQDKRIVGEELLRLAESKSQVSFEESVLPAGIEVIDRTALDEYYLARKKVSAVMGGLDEEGLLIKMGLAKRDRGEFKIKAGAFILFGKEHEQILLQRDFTFVKYDVEGRMYSYREDLSAPAAKLLERLMELIRPCNKITEGVRGVKRQERYIYPEDAVREVIVNAVAHRDYRIAGLKNECRIYPDRLEVISAGNLPGTITLENIDKRHYSRNPKIMHALLIMGLTEELGQGISMMKHLLKANGNPPPEFIVNSDQFKVIFYRQKKLSSKGDAKKILDDYFEASELISRRQVESLCGIGSTTAKYLLEKLTGEGYLRRVGRGPVTQYKKV; translated from the coding sequence ATGCGTGAGGCAGAAAATAACATCCCATGGGAAGAGGGATATCTAGTTGAATTCAAAGAGTTTAAAGGTGCTATTAGCGTAAAGGAGCTGGCAAAAACTCTCTCGGCCTTTGCCAATACGGATGGGGGAAGCGTGTACATAGGAGTGACCGATAACCGACAGATACGCGGTGTAAAGATAACGCCGCTTTTGCTGGATAATATACAAAATACTGCAAGAGAGGTTTGTATTCCCCCGATTCCGATTTTCTTGAATGAAATAACGGCGGAAGGAAAAATAGTTTTGAAGCTGACGGTGGAAAAAAGCGGACATTTGCATTCCGTTTCATCCGGCCATACTTATATTCGTGTCGGAACGCAGGACAAAAGGATAGTAGGGGAAGAATTATTGCGACTTGCCGAATCGAAGTCGCAGGTTTCTTTCGAAGAAAGCGTTCTGCCTGCCGGAATAGAAGTAATAGATCGAACCGCGCTTGATGAATACTATCTTGCCCGAAAAAAAGTTTCGGCTGTCATGGGAGGTTTGGATGAAGAGGGATTATTGATAAAGATGGGTTTGGCGAAACGCGATCGGGGTGAATTCAAAATAAAGGCCGGTGCATTCATTTTGTTTGGAAAAGAACACGAACAAATTCTGCTACAGAGAGATTTTACGTTCGTCAAATACGATGTTGAAGGCAGGATGTATTCTTACAGGGAAGATTTGTCCGCCCCCGCGGCGAAATTGCTTGAAAGGCTCATGGAGTTGATAAGACCCTGCAACAAGATAACTGAAGGGGTAAGAGGAGTAAAAAGGCAGGAAAGATATATATATCCCGAAGACGCAGTAAGAGAGGTTATTGTCAACGCTGTGGCCCACAGGGATTATCGCATTGCGGGCCTGAAAAACGAATGCCGTATCTATCCGGACAGACTTGAAGTGATAAGTGCCGGAAATTTACCGGGTACCATCACTCTGGAAAATATCGACAAGCGTCATTATTCGCGCAATCCAAAAATCATGCATGCGTTGTTAATTATGGGCTTAACAGAGGAACTGGGTCAGGGGATAAGCATGATGAAACATTTATTGAAGGCAAATGGAAATCCGCCGCCCGAATTCATCGTTAATTCGGATCAGTTTAAGGTTATTTTTTATCGTCAAAAAAAACTTTCTTCAAAAGGCGACGCAAAAAAAATACTGGATGATTATTTTGAAGCCAGCGAACTGATCTCGCGCCGTCAAGTCGAAAGCTTATGCGGTATTGGTTCCACGACCGCGAAATACCTTCTTGAAAAACTGACTGGTGAGGGTTACCTGCGAAGAGTCGGTAGAGGTCCCGTAACGCAATACAAAAAAGTGTGA
- a CDS encoding F0F1 ATP synthase subunit alpha has translation MLHFKEYGEVRAVEKSIVKIRGLSSCMNGQKIYFMDNSLGMIMGFDKEDVLVLLLKEKGTIKAGDKAYTRLESFEVPTGDWLIGRVVNALGESEEALNYRSDSNTEFRPLFAEAPSVLERVPLDEPLETGIKILDTMIPLGKGQRQLIIGDRMTGKTTIVTDIILNQKGKNVLCIYCCIGKTKAQLARVMRLFERHGAMEYTLVVSATASSPPGQQYLAPYAAAGMGEHFMNKGRDVLVAFDDFTKHAWIYRQLSLLLGRFPGRDAYPGDIFYLHSQMIERAGKLGSERGGGSMTFLPVVDTLQGDVTGYIPSNLISMTDGQIYLNAELFSHGFKPAVDLGLSVSRVGNKVQWPAVRELSAMLRLEYVQYRELERLTKIKAGDSGEMGDKLKTGRILTELLKQDKANPVAMEEQVVLLYLHRHGKLNALTPDQVSLFKRNVRQVVEKQKPGLLKEIAMKKKMTSEIRGALEGIQA, from the coding sequence ATGTTACACTTCAAAGAATACGGCGAGGTGAGGGCGGTGGAAAAATCCATCGTCAAGATCAGGGGCCTTTCTTCCTGCATGAACGGTCAGAAAATTTATTTCATGGACAATTCCCTTGGCATGATCATGGGATTTGACAAAGAGGATGTCCTTGTCCTTTTGCTCAAGGAAAAAGGGACAATCAAGGCGGGGGACAAGGCATATACAAGACTGGAATCGTTTGAAGTGCCGACCGGGGATTGGCTGATCGGCCGGGTGGTTAATGCGCTGGGAGAAAGCGAGGAAGCGCTTAATTATAGAAGCGACTCAAACACGGAATTCCGTCCTCTTTTTGCTGAGGCCCCGTCCGTTTTGGAGCGTGTGCCTCTCGATGAGCCCTTGGAAACCGGCATCAAAATTCTCGATACGATGATCCCCTTGGGCAAGGGACAGCGCCAGCTCATCATCGGAGACCGGATGACCGGCAAAACCACTATCGTGACGGACATCATCCTTAATCAAAAAGGAAAAAATGTCCTTTGCATCTATTGCTGTATCGGAAAGACAAAGGCTCAATTGGCCCGAGTGATGCGTTTGTTCGAACGGCATGGCGCCATGGAATACACTCTTGTGGTTTCCGCAACGGCTTCCAGTCCTCCGGGCCAGCAGTATCTGGCTCCCTACGCGGCCGCTGGCATGGGAGAGCATTTCATGAACAAGGGTCGGGATGTTTTGGTGGCCTTTGATGATTTCACCAAACACGCGTGGATTTACCGCCAGCTCTCCCTTCTTTTGGGACGATTTCCGGGGCGCGATGCCTATCCGGGGGATATTTTTTATCTCCATTCCCAGATGATTGAACGCGCCGGAAAACTAGGGTCCGAAAGGGGCGGCGGTTCGATGACTTTTTTGCCGGTCGTGGACACCCTTCAGGGTGATGTCACCGGCTATATTCCCTCCAATCTTATTTCGATGACGGACGGACAAATTTATTTGAACGCGGAACTTTTTAGTCACGGTTTTAAACCGGCCGTGGACCTTGGGCTCTCCGTGTCACGCGTGGGAAACAAGGTGCAGTGGCCGGCCGTTCGGGAACTCTCCGCCATGCTCCGTCTGGAATACGTACAGTATAGGGAACTGGAGCGCCTGACAAAAATCAAGGCCGGAGATTCCGGTGAGATGGGAGACAAATTAAAAACAGGAAGGATTCTTACGGAACTTTTGAAACAGGACAAGGCAAACCCCGTTGCCATGGAGGAGCAGGTCGTGCTACTTTACCTGCATCGTCATGGGAAATTAAATGCCCTGACACCGGATCAGGTATCCCTGTTCAAACGAAATGTCAGGCAGGTTGTTGAAAAGCAAAAGCCGGGACTTTTAAAAGAGATTGCCATGAAAAAAAAGATGACGTCCGAGATACGCGGGGCGTTGGAGGGAATTCAGGCATGA